Proteins from a genomic interval of Zingiber officinale cultivar Zhangliang chromosome 2A, Zo_v1.1, whole genome shotgun sequence:
- the LOC122042514 gene encoding pyruvate, phosphate dikinase, chloroplastic-like: MAPAGRCSQRVFAFGKGRSEGDKSMKNLLGGKGANLAEMSRIGLSVPPGFTVSTEACREYNEEGGKHLPNGLWEEILEALGKVEENMGARLGDPSRSLLLSVRSGAAVSMPGMMDTVLNLGLNDEVVVGLAMKSGERFAYDSYRRFLDMFGNVVMGIPHSLFEEKLEALKMAKGIKTDTDLTATDLQELVAQYKNVYLESKREQFPTDQKRQLYLAVVAVFDSWNCPRAKKYRSINRIKGLKGTAVNVQCMVFGNMGDTSGTGVLFTRNPSTGEKKLYGEFLINAQGEDVVAGIRTPQDLDTMKKCMPEAYNELVKNCEILERHYKDMMDIEFTVQEKRLWMLQCRTGKRTGRGAVKIAVDMVKEGLVDTRTVIKMVEPIHLDQLLHPQFEDPSMYKDKVIARGLPASPGAAVGQVVFTADDAEKWHGQGLTVILVRTETSPEDVGGMHSAEGILTARGGMTSHAAVVARGWGKCCVSGCSDLTIIEANKVVLIGDKTIHEGDWISLNGSTGEVILGKQALTPPALSGDLETFMSWVDEIRKLKVMANVDTPDDARIARKNGAEGIGLCRTEHMFFSSDERIKVVRQMIVAPNSEQRHRALDLLLPYQRSDFQGIFHAMDGLPVIIRLLDPPLHEFLPEGNLGDIVSQLALDTGTKEEQVLSTVEKLSEVNPMLGFRGCRLGISYPELTEMQARAIFEAAIIMSNQGIKVFPEIMVPLIGTPQELKHQTDLIRKTAQKVFSEMGTSISYKVGTMIEVPRAALIADEIAEQAEFFSFGTNDLTQMTFGYSRDDVGKFLPIYLLKGILQNDPFEVLDQKGVGELIKVAVERGRKSRPDLEIGVCGEHGGEPSSVAFFAQVGFNYVSCSPFRVPIARLAAARVVV, translated from the exons ATGGCTCCTGCTGGTCGGTGTTCGCAGAGGGTGTTCGCCTTTGGCAAGGGGAGGAGCGAAGGCGACAAGAGCATGAAGAACTTG CTGGGTGGGAAAGGTGCGAACTTGGCGGAGATGTCTAGGATTGGACTGTCGGTGCCGCCAGGATTCACGGTGTCGACGGAGGCCTGCCGGGAGTATAACGAGGAGGGTGGGAAGCATCTCCCGAACGGCCTCTGGGAGGAGATACTGGAAGCTCTTGGGAAGGTGGAGGAGAACATGGGAGCACGTCTCGGCGATCCTTCAAGGTCGCTCCTCCTCTCCGTTCGCTCTGGCGCTGCG GTGTCGATGCCGGGGATGATGGACACAGTGCTCAACTTGGGACTCAATGACGAGGTGGTGGTTGGGCTGGCGATGAAGAGCGGGGAGAGGTTTGCTTACGACTCATATCGTCGATTCTTGGACATGTTCGGAAATGTG GTTATGGGAATCCCGCACTCTCTGTTTGAAGAAAAACTTGAAGCTCTAAAGATGGCAAAAGGAATCAAGACAGACACCGACCTTACTGCAACTGACCTCCAAGAATTGGTTGCTCAGTACAAGAATGTGTACCTTGAATCCAAAAGGGAGCAGTTTCCTACAG ATCAAAAAAGGCAGTTGTATCTGGCCGTGGTTGCTGTCTTTGACTCATGGAACTGTCCGAGAGCAAAGAAGTACAGAAGCATCAATCGAATCAAAGGGTTGAAGGGAACTGCAGTGAATGTGCAATGTATGGTGTTTGGGAATATGGGGGACACCTCAGGAACTGGAGTGCTCTTCACTAGGAATCCAAGCACGGGTGAGAAGAAGCTTTACGGGGAGTTCCTCATCAATGCCCAG GGTGAGGATGTAGTTGCTGGAATCAGAACTCCGCAGGACCTGGATACTATGAAGAAATGCATGCCCGAAGCTTATAATGAACTTGTGAAGAATTGTGAAATCCTAGAGCGTCATTATAAAGATATGATG GATATTGAGTTCACTGTACAGGAAAAGAGGCTTTGGATGTTGCAGTGTAGAACTGGAAAGCGCACTGGCAGAGGTGCAGTAAAGATTGCAGTTGACATGGTCAAAGAAGGCCTTGTCGATACCCGTACTGTTATTAAGATGGTGGAGCCAATTCACTTGGACCAGCTTCTTCATCCACAG TTTGAAGATCCATCCATGTACAAGGATAAAGTGATTGCAAGAGGCTTGCCTGCATCACCAGGAGCTGCAGTTGGTCAGGTTGTCTTCACTGCTGATGATGCCGAAAAATGGCACGGTCAAGGCCTGACCGTTATTTTG GTAAGAACAGAGACAAGCCCAGAGGATGTTGGCGGTATGCACTCAGCTGAAGGAATTCTAACTGCGAGAGGTGGCATGACTTCCCATGCAGCTGTTGTAGCACGTGGGTGGGGGAAATGCTGTGTGTCTGGCTGCTCTGATTTAACTATTATAGAAGCAAATAAG GTGGTGCTGATTGGAGACAAAACGATACATGAAGGTGACTGGATATCACTCAATGGATCAACAGGTGAAGTAATTTTAGGAAAGCAAGCACTTACACCACCAGCTTTAAGTGGCGACTTGGAAACCTTCATGTCATGGGTCGATGAGATAAGGAAACTCAAG GTCATGGCAAATGTGGATACACCTGACGATGCACGAATAGCAAGAAAAAATGGTGCAGAAGGGATTGGACTTTGTAGGACAGAACACATG TTTTTTTCTTCAGATGAAAGGATAAAGGTTGTTAGACAAATGATAGTGGCACCAAATAGTGAGCAAAGGCATCGGGCCTTAGATCTCCTCTTGCCCTATCAGCGATCAGACTTCCAAGGAATATTTCATGCCATGGATG GGCTTCCTGTGATTATCCGGTTGCTAGATCCACCACTTCATGAGTTTCTCCCAGAGGGTAACCTGGGGGATATTGTTAGTCAACTTGCTTTAGATACTGGCACAAAAGAAGAGCAAGTACTTTCAACAGTGGAGAAGCTCTCTGAAGTTAATCCCATGCTTGGTTTCCGAGGTTGCAG GCTCGGCATATCATACCCAGAGTTGACTGAAATGCAAGCACGAGCTATATTTGAAGCTGCTATTATTATGAGCAATCAGGGTATCAAAGTGTTTCCAGAAATTATGGTTCCTCTGATTGGCACACCTCAG GAGCTGAAGCACCAAACTGATCTGATACGGAAGACAGCGCAGAAAGTTTTCTCTGAGATGGGAACCTCAATAAGCTATAAGGTCGGAACTATGATTGAGGTTCCGAGGGCTGCCCTTATTGCTGATGAG ATAGCTGAACAAGCAGAGTTCTTCTCATTCGGAACCAATGACCTCACACAAATGACATTCGGCTACAGCAGAGATGATGTCGGGAAGTTTCTTCCTATCTACTTATTGAAAGGCATCCTGCAAAATGATCCCTTTGAG GTTCTTGATCAGAAAGGGGTAGGTGAGCTCATTAAGGTTGCAGTGGAACGAGGTCGAAAATCTAGGCCTGATTTGGAG ATAGGAGTGTGTGGTGAACATGGTGGAGAACCCTCCTCAGTTGCTTTCTTTGCGCAAGTTGGCTTCAACTATGTCTCCTGTTCTCCGTTCAG GGTGCCCATTGCAAGGCTTGCAGCTGCTCGAGTAGTAGTGTGA